In Oceanivirga salmonicida, the following are encoded in one genomic region:
- a CDS encoding PTS sugar transporter subunit IIB has translation MVNILLVCTAGMSTSFLVEKMKTSANKNDIEVDIKAVPEANAKDYVGSTDIVLLGPQVKYLEGSIKELFGSIPVEVINMLDYGTMNGEKVLNFALEKVK, from the coding sequence ATGGTTAATATTTTATTAGTATGTACAGCGGGTATGTCAACAAGTTTTCTAGTTGAAAAAATGAAAACTTCTGCAAATAAAAATGATATAGAAGTTGATATAAAAGCAGTACCAGAAGCAAATGCAAAAGATTATGTTGGAAGCACTGATATTGTTTTATTAGGACCACAAGTAAAATATTTAGAAGGTAGTATTAAAGAACTTTTTGGTAGTATTCCAGTAGAAGTAATAAACATGTTAGATTATGGAACTATGAATGGGGAAAAAGTATTAAATTTTGCATTAGAAAAAGTTAAATAA
- a CDS encoding BglG family transcription antiterminator → MYENLIKIYKLMIDKNYHTAKELSNHINISDRTCRKLIKELKDILNSKNIDIVSKEGCGYKLEGNLLKETEIFDNLKTNKLPNNTDERCDYILEKLVNTSKYVKLEDISKELYISTKTISLDIKKIDIKVRKYNLKIERKPYYGIKIVGSELDIRNLLVDILEKKLNENTAYKDLVDFEINEKTKQIYSFLKENMIKISDISFQNLISAMFITLKRTKENRKISKIDIDKNNLFLDKRKLIVECMQKVFGNVKLDDNDLDYITIRFLTTETLKYQNTENIKEINELINEILYYIKLTFKIDLYDDEELYKNLYTHLLALTIRLRFDIRITNPLLDEIKINMPLEYNISFYISKILEDRYNKKLTEHEIGYISVILHMSIGFKKQESKKKNILIVCPSGRGVSKFLIYTYSNLFSEYSNLISSCGVNELLDINLDTIDVIFSLVDIEFKLDKPIYKINYFLKDDEIMKIKNILMDDKSYIKNLMPRDLFTYIDSKITKEKVINIMSNKLKKIKYIPDNIEQLLLKREKLGMTEISKQIAIPHSVEVIPNINLIGVCILKHAVTWLDNKVNLVLFMLLDNKNNENEMIYKTITKLIDEKELIQNIIKNPNYDYFVSILEEFYKKGEKTHEL, encoded by the coding sequence CTAAAGAACTTTCTAATCATATTAATATATCTGATAGAACTTGTAGAAAATTGATAAAAGAACTTAAAGATATTTTAAATTCTAAAAATATAGATATAGTTTCTAAGGAGGGGTGCGGGTATAAATTAGAAGGGAATTTGTTAAAAGAAACTGAAATTTTTGATAATTTAAAAACTAATAAATTACCTAATAATACTGATGAGCGTTGTGATTATATCTTGGAAAAATTAGTTAATACTAGTAAGTATGTTAAGTTAGAAGATATTAGTAAAGAACTTTATATAAGTACTAAGACTATATCATTAGATATTAAAAAAATTGATATAAAGGTCAGAAAATATAACTTAAAAATAGAAAGAAAACCATATTATGGTATAAAAATAGTTGGTAGTGAATTAGACATTAGAAATTTGTTAGTAGATATATTAGAGAAAAAATTAAATGAAAATACTGCATATAAAGATTTAGTTGATTTTGAAATAAATGAAAAAACAAAACAAATATATTCGTTTTTAAAAGAAAATATGATTAAAATTTCTGATATTTCTTTTCAAAATTTAATATCAGCAATGTTTATAACTTTAAAAAGAACAAAAGAAAATAGAAAAATTTCTAAAATAGATATAGATAAAAATAATTTATTTTTAGATAAAAGAAAACTTATAGTTGAATGCATGCAAAAGGTATTTGGAAATGTAAAATTAGATGATAATGATTTAGATTATATAACTATAAGATTTTTAACTACTGAAACGTTAAAATATCAGAATACGGAGAATATAAAAGAAATAAATGAATTAATAAATGAAATCTTATACTATATTAAATTAACATTTAAAATAGATTTATATGATGATGAAGAACTTTATAAAAATTTATATACTCATTTATTAGCATTAACAATTAGACTAAGATTTGATATAAGAATAACTAATCCATTATTAGATGAAATAAAAATTAATATGCCCTTAGAATATAATATTTCATTTTATATTAGTAAAATATTAGAAGATAGATATAATAAAAAGTTAACTGAACATGAAATAGGTTATATTTCAGTTATATTACATATGAGTATAGGGTTTAAAAAACAAGAAAGTAAAAAGAAAAATATTTTGATTGTTTGTCCTAGTGGTCGTGGAGTTTCTAAGTTTTTAATATATACGTACAGTAATTTATTTTCTGAATATTCTAATTTAATTAGTTCTTGTGGAGTTAATGAATTGCTAGATATAAATTTAGATACTATTGATGTCATATTTTCTTTGGTAGATATAGAATTTAAATTAGATAAACCAATATATAAAATAAACTATTTCTTAAAAGATGATGAAATAATGAAAATAAAGAATATATTAATGGACGATAAAAGCTATATAAAAAATTTAATGCCAAGAGATTTATTTACATATATAGATAGTAAAATTACTAAAGAAAAAGTAATAAATATAATGTCAAATAAATTAAAAAAAATTAAGTACATACCTGATAATATAGAACAGTTACTTTTAAAAAGAGAAAAATTAGGTATGACTGAAATAAGTAAACAAATTGCTATACCACATTCAGTAGAAGTAATTCCTAATATAAATTTGATAGGGGTGTGTATACTAAAACATGCAGTTACTTGGTTAGATAATAAGGTAAATTTAGTCTTATTTATGTTACTTGATAATAAAAATAATGAAAATGAAATGATATATAAGACAATAACTAAATTAATAGATGAAAAAGAATTAATACAAAATATAATAAAAAATCCTAATTATGATTATTTTGTAAGTATATTAGAGGAATTTTATAAAAAAGGAGAAAAAACACATGAATTATGA
- a CDS encoding PTS lactose/cellobiose transporter subunit IIA: MNYEELSEYAMEIIANSGMSRSCSMEAINFAKKGEFKKAEESMREAEKYYFEAHEGQTNLIVKETSGEEKINLNLLMVHAQDHLSMALITKDNAKEFIELYKRIGGENG; this comes from the coding sequence ATGAATTATGAAGAATTAAGTGAGTATGCTATGGAAATAATTGCAAATTCTGGTATGTCTAGGTCTTGTTCCATGGAAGCTATAAATTTTGCTAAAAAAGGGGAGTTTAAAAAAGCAGAAGAAAGTATGAGAGAAGCAGAAAAATATTATTTTGAAGCACATGAAGGACAAACGAATTTAATAGTAAAAGAAACATCGGGGGAAGAAAAAATAAATTTAAACTTACTCATGGTTCATGCACAGGATCATTTGAGTATGGCTTTAATTACAAAAGATAATGCAAAAGAATTTATAGAATTATATAAAAGAATAGGGGGAGAAAATGGTTAA